The proteins below are encoded in one region of Thermosulfurimonas marina:
- a CDS encoding metal ABC transporter substrate-binding protein — MPRTFFLLFLFWNLVSSAAALRLTATIYPLYDLARELAPEEDIRLLLPPGADPHHFEPRWEALRTLRESDLVLAVGYETWLPRSLSPEKKLLLAEGPFKNPHLWLDLARLRNFIERLSARLSLLCPARKGEIESRKRKLLARMARLEALKKELSLCRSRTVLVLGHAALEELLKGTSLKVVSLAGPHPESEVLPGDLSRALTLARRKRLPAVFLLDPAFQRYVPLFRKEGIRVLKINPGLPVWPEDRGLSFLDLLQKDLLTLKNGLCLS; from the coding sequence ATGCCTCGGACGTTCTTTCTACTTTTTCTTTTCTGGAACCTGGTCTCTTCCGCCGCAGCCTTGCGTCTTACGGCCACCATCTATCCCCTTTACGATCTGGCTCGAGAGTTGGCCCCAGAGGAAGATATAAGGCTTCTCCTCCCCCCTGGGGCCGATCCTCATCACTTTGAACCTCGCTGGGAGGCCTTGAGGACTCTCCGAGAGAGCGATCTGGTGCTCGCCGTGGGTTATGAGACCTGGCTTCCCCGAAGTCTATCTCCGGAAAAAAAACTTCTTCTGGCCGAGGGTCCCTTTAAAAATCCCCACCTCTGGCTAGACCTGGCGCGCCTTCGAAACTTCATCGAAAGGCTTTCCGCAAGGCTTTCTCTCCTTTGTCCCGCCCGGAAGGGCGAAATTGAATCCCGCAAGAGAAAACTCCTGGCGCGGATGGCAAGGCTTGAGGCCCTTAAAAAGGAGCTTTCCCTTTGTAGATCCCGTACGGTCCTGGTCCTGGGGCATGCGGCCCTGGAGGAACTCTTAAAGGGGACCTCGTTGAAGGTGGTCTCTCTGGCCGGCCCGCATCCGGAAAGCGAAGTCCTGCCCGGGGACCTTTCCCGGGCTCTGACTCTGGCGCGTCGAAAACGACTTCCCGCGGTCTTTTTGCTGGACCCGGCCTTCCAGCGCTACGTCCCTCTTTTCCGGAAAGAAGGGATCCGGGTTCTCAAAATAAATCCCGGTCTTCCGGTGTGGCCGGAAGATCGAGGGCTTTCCTTTTTGGATCTCCTCCAGAAAGATCTCCTGACCCTGAAAAATGGTCTCTGCCTTTCCTAA